The Chamaesiphon minutus PCC 6605 DNA window CTCCCTGGCAAGTATAAATCAGGATGAGTGAATATTTCGACAGTTTTGTTTAGTAGTTCTAAGATAAACTTTAATCCTTTGTGTGGATGAAAGCGAAGAAGATGATTGAATAACCCCTTGGCACCACTCGCAGGAAAAAACATATTTCCATCGTTTTTAAGGCCGAAATGCCGATCTTTATCTAGCGCACCAGGACTAGTGCGGCGATATACTCCATTGTCTCTATCTCGAACCGTCTCCTCAAACCATTCAAAATAGGCTAATTTCATTAGCTGATTCGGTGCATATTTGCTGAAAAAAGCTGATTCTACACACCCTAAAGACATTTTACAAAATTGTTTAACATACGACAATCTATGACTTTCACTACGATAGACAAGGACATCTGTTTCCAAAAGTTCTGTAAATTCTTGATGAATTGCCGGAATGGTTTTGATGATGATACTAAGTAACTTCTTTCTATTACCATCATCTTGATATAATTCTTTAAGAGGAGTTAACAGATGAAGGGATAATAATCCTACTTCACGGGCTGGGACTGGTAATTCCTCATTTAGGTTTAATAAGGAAGACCAATCATTTAAGATGGCTGTTATATGTGGTGTCAAATCCTTTGACAAAGACTTCCTATTTTCAAATAGAAAGCAAATTATTGTTTCCCAAGCTTTACCATATGGTTTTAGATATAAAGCATCAACTAAATTCATTCCATCATTTTCTTCTAGCTTGGGAATTAGCTTCAAGTCTGGCATCTGACAGACTAACCGGAGAATGAAGCAGAAACGTTTCAGAAGCTCGCCATCCTCCAAAAAAAGTTTGCTCTTTAACAGGTTGAGAAATTCACTTGGATTATCGCCTTGAAGTATTGCAGCGATAGTTTCGTCTTGCCAGTATCTCTGAATATCTCGATCGGTCAGAATAGCAAGCACGAAATTATCAACATTGTCGCCATATCTTAACTTTTGGTGAAGCCACAAGCGAAATGCACGGTTGATTGCAGGTTCATTGCCAATTGCATTAAGAAAATTCTGGATGTTGCCTGAGTGTTGTTGGTATATTTCTTCAATATATCGATCGAGTGCCCAATCCTCTAGAACATCATGTGCAGGGCTAACGAGTCCATTCTTAGAATCGCGACGAACTAAATTATCTTCTTCAAGCTTGAATACCGCATTCTCATCAAAAAGAGTCTCTGGAACTCCATATACCATCTGTTTTGCTCGGCGGACGGCAATATCGATAAATGTCTGTCTGCGCTTAGTGGGCATTCCATTTGCTCGTTCTTGTTCTTTTGCGATCGCATCTCGCCAGACAGCATCACGAAACTCCTTTTCGCCATCTTCATGTGTAAATTCTGTTCCAGTCTCAAGAACTCTACATGCTAAATCTGCAAAGAAGGGTGACTTCAGCAAAATTCTCAGATTTGGATTGTTAGAAAATTTTTGTAATGCTTCAATTTGTTCGCATAGATCCCGAACTTGCTCGTTACTAAAACCATTTAGTGTCAGCGGTGTAAATTTGATGCCATGAGGCTGAAGATATGTAAAAGTAATTTGTTGATATGCATAGTCACGACCAGTAGCGATTATAGTCCAACCTTGCTGTTTATTTAGTAAATGAAGTAAATCTATAAATGCTGTCGTTTTTTCTAACTCAAGAAGCTTTTCCAAAGATTCGATCAGCAGATATTTTTTGGGCATTAAAGCGAAACCTGCTTCTAACTCGCGAAGTGAACCCTTCAAGCCCATTGCTGAAAACACATTATCGAGATGAGAGCGATCTAAATCTTCCGTGCGTAAACAAAAGATAGGAGCACGTTCGCCCATATAGTCCGAGAATTTTCTTACGAGGCTAGACTTTCCAGCACCACGTTCGCCAGATACAAAAATAAAACTGGATGTTTCAGCTAAATCGAGTAATCGATCGAATGCCTCTGATTGCTTAATATGAGTTCTACCAATAGTAGTTCTTATGCCACCTAAGATAAAATTTCCATGATCCCTCAGTTTATTCAAATCTGATAACCAACTAGAAAAAATAGCGGTACTAAATTTAGTCCGAATGTCTTCCGGCAAAGTTTCTAAAGCGATCGTACCCGCATTTTGATTAGAAATTTGAACTGCATCAACAACTCTCGCCCATACAGATGGCGCAGCTTCATTTGAATATTGAGCGATTAAAGAATGAAGTAAGGATAATGTGCTTCCTGATTCTGTATCTAGATCGTAGCCAATGAGATGAAAAACTTTTAGAAACTCCCATACTTGTCGATCGGTAACATCAATCCCCTCATTTGCATTTTTTAAATGTATCTTGAATGCTGCTAGCTTTTTTCTTTTTGCATCACTACTAAAATTAGCAGTCTTAATTTTAGTGAAAAACTCTGTTTCATCTTCAGAATGTCTTGCCCATTCTAGAATAGGTCGCACATCATCTATATCAGTTGCGCTCAAAGGGCCTGTGACCAGAGCAATGGCATCAACGCTGGAATCAAAACTTTCACTATTAAAGTCATTCCAGTTACTTTGAATTACTTCTGCAAACGTTGTATCTCCTTCCGTGATACTAAGATCGTGTTTGACTTGAACTAGTAGTTTTGCCTCTTGCTCTGTTTCTGGTTGTTTGGCAAATACAATAAAGTCATCAGTTTGAACGCCAGTATAACGCGCTTGAAGCTTGATTTTTGTAATCGGGAAAGGTGGTAAGCAAGGTGCTATCCGTCCTGTCAGCATCAGAACAGCGAAGGCTGCTTGAACCCGCGTTTCAAAATTCGACCCACCACCGCCCGTAGAATAAGGGTTGCTTTGCTGCTTTGCTGGCTTAGGCATTGATTTTCAGTCTTCTGGCTTGTCCCCTTTATTTTAGCTTTTACATCAACAAGAGGTAGATTTAGATGAGAATAGCTGCTGAAAGCTCAGTGGTAGGAACAAGCGGAGTAGCAGGGCTGAAAGGTAGCGAAAGCGGTGCGTTTAGTGGTTAACCTGTGAGCAATAAAATAACGTGACGGTAGGCGGCGTGGGTGCGATCGGGATTTAAATACGAAAAAGCTGTGCTGACTTCACGCCAACTAAAAAGTTGTGTTAATCTGGTAGAGAGCGCAGCTTTGTTGTCATGTTCGATGGAGAACTAACTGAATGCCCCCATTTACAGAGAGCGGCTATCTACCACCTGGAATTTGGGCAATGAGTTGGGTAGATTTTTGGGAGCGATACGGGTACAACTCTCGACGAGCTAACCTCCTGTCTGGCTTGACGTTTGCCCTCAAACTACTAGTTCGCTCTAATTGTCAGACCATCTACATCGGCGGTAGTTTTATCACCAATAAAGAACGACCCAACGACATCGACGGCTGTTTTGACGGGATGGGAATCGATATCGGGATGCTAGATCCAGTTTTTCAAGATATCGACGAACAACATGCCCGCTTTGGCTGTGAGTTACGAGTGGATTTTATGTCAGCATTTCAGAGCTTTTTGCAAAAAAATCGCGATGGAGAGCCAATCGGGATTGTAGAAATCGATCTTGGAAATTTTGATATCACGAGGTAATTAGTCATGATCCAAAACGAACACCAATATAAAGTTACCAAAGGCGAGATCGATAAGCTGCAACAAGTTATCGATAAATTGCTAGAGCAACAAAATATCCCGCCCAGCCAACTAGCAGCGATGCAAAACAGCTTTCAGACACAGATCGATCGAATGCAACTTGAAATTCAAGAATATGACGATCTCAAAGCGGGGAAGGTCGAAATTACTATGGGATCGATCGAAGATTTACCTAAAGTCTTAATTCAAAAACGGATCGGTTTGGGCATGACACAAAAAGAGCTAGCCATCAAATTAGGCATCAAAGAACAAATGGTGCAAAGATATGAAGCTAGCAGCTATGAATCGATCGGCTTCCAACGATTAACAGAAGTTTGGAATGCTCTGTCTGCATCAATTCCAAACGTGACAGTTAGCTAAATCGTAGACCCGATCGTATCTAAGGAAGATTGAAGATATTGAAACAGCAAAATACCCAAACAGCAGTCGCTAATAAAATTAAAAAGTGGGTGGAAACAGCTCAAGAACTCAGCAACGAGCAGTTTAGATTTGCCATCCCCATCACGCGACTGACCAGTATCAAAAGCCTGTGTCAGGACGAAGTTGCCGCCGCACACTTTGCGCTTTATTTAGCCAAAATATTACAAGCGCAAATGCAAGCAGAGTCATATCCCAGTCATCTGAGTCCATCTGAATGGGAGATTCACACGACTGTCGTTGCTAATGCGATAACAGAGATGGAACGCTACATCGAAAACCCTCTCTCTGAAGGCAAGCAATCTCTCTCGCAATTACTAAAGCAGATCGATGAGTTGCAGGGCAATGATTTTCGCAACGTTCACTGGACTACCGTGCATTTTGTTAAGAGTGGTAACTTACTCAAACTAGAATATGCAATTCGCTGTTTTACCGTTGGCGTAGCCTCTCCGTTGGAGAATCGAGATTTTCCTTACTATGCTTATAAATTAGCTAGAGAATTTACAGAATCCTACGAACCTCGGTATGGCACGGGTTTGATTCCCGAATCTGTACCCAAGCTGTTGGAAATTGCCGAGTTTTGGTGTCAGTATTACTTCGGACAAAATCTCGCTGAGAAGTTTCCTAAATTGGCGATCGTCAATTACAACTCAACTATCGAAAAATTAAATCTAAAGCGAGATGTCTATTGATAAACAGGAACTAGTCCGCCGCGTGTCCCAACGAGTCGAGCGAGAAACTGGCATGGTGGAAACGGTCATCGATGCGACGCTCGAAGAAATTTATGAATCACTCCAACATGGCGATAGTGTCTCGTTGCGGAACTTTGGGACTTTTTACGTCAGGGTCGAGCCGAAATGTTGGGTGTTTAAGTTTAACCCTTCTCAACGATTGCGGAAGTTATTTGGTTGGGCTTCTACTTCCAAAACATGAGGAAGGATCGATCGACTAATTCATACTGGTGACACAACGACTTCGCCGACTTGCCCACATTTTCCGTCAGCCAAACCTTATCCCGACTGGTCAAAGCCGGAGTATTAGAGCGCGTCAGTAAAGGTTTGTACTACCGCCCCCGCATCACTCGCTTCGGTCGCTCTCATCCCACCCAGAGCGAGATTCAATCCCTACCAATCCCTCAAATCGTCCTGCCTGCGGGGATTAGCGCGGCAAACCTCTTAGGCTTGAGTACCCAAAATGCCGTGCGCGGCGAATTTGCCACCACCGCTGCCAGCGTCCCCCGCAAAATTCTCGGTACCCGCGCCCGCATCCATACCAGCCGCCCAGCAGACTGGAACTCCCTATCTCCCACCAACGCCGCCCTGCTCGACTTACTCAGATCCAGGGGTAAATTTAGCGAACTATCCGACGCACAAACCTAGCAACGGTTACTAGATTATCTGCGCCAAGACGATTGTTTCGTTGGCGAAGCCTAGCCTCTGGCTAATCGCTTACTGGAGATTGCCAACACCGAACCGCCGCGAGTGAGGGCGATGTTGGGTGCCCTAGGACAAGAACTCAAGAAAAGTACCCGAGCCATCGCCAAGCTCCGCCAATCTCTAAATCCCATCTCCCGCTTTGACTTTGGCAAGCTGCACACCCTTCGTTATGCCAAGGCATGGCAAGCAAAATGAAACTGTTTGAATCGCCTGATTTCTATGACGCAATCGTTGCCGCCACCGCACATTTTCAGGGTGCTGGACTGACCGAGCAGTTGATTGAGAAAGATTACTATTGGCACTGACCTGGAGATTAACGGGATCGAGGACGGTGGCGTAGTGGCGATCGAAAACCCGCTCGGATCGGGTGCAAGAGAAAATTTTTGGTCGTTTGGCTGGGCTAAACGTTTGCTATCACTAATCGCTGTAGAGTCTGTATTTTTGCATTCTAGATCGATCGTTACTAAGCGTGGACAATCCGGCATGAGCCGGATTGCTTTAGTGTTTCTTTTTGAGGAATTTCTAATGCTAGTTACCCTCTCTGGCTATATTGGTCGCGCCGTTTCTACCTCTAATACTCCGCTGCCCGATGGTTCCGGCTTTGCGCCAGTTTCCGAAGTACCGCTTGGCGTTCGCATCGCTGAAGGTGTCACTGATTGGTACCTGCTCAAGTTTACCAATGAGGCGGGGCTTCGTGCCGCTCAATTCATCGTCAAAAATGCCCAGGTTGCCGTAGTTGGCGACTTGGCATTCGAGGATTGGATCGACCCTAACCAAGTTCTTCGTTCCAAGCCCGTCGTTACTATTTCGGATTGGCAGTTAGAAAGATTGCCCAAATCCGCTTAGTCTTAACTGCTTCCTCCAACCTGGATCTGCCAAATTAACCCTCGATCCATTAGGGGTTAATTTGGTTGCGCTTTGTATTCTCAAACTCACTTCACGAGGACAAAACCGATGCGTACAGCTACTTCCAATCTCGTTATCCTTACCGTTGAAGTTGGTACTAATATCACTGGCACTGCGATCGATGGTGATATTAGTATCGACTTTGCACTTGCCAATACTGAGGTCGATCGACGCTTATTCGTGCCCTCCGCGCAATTAGTCGTTACTGGTAAGTTCCGCTTGGGTAAAGAGCCTACCACCATCGGCATTTTGATTTCTAACGTGGTGGCGATTATTTCGATTCCTACACCCGCATCTACCGATGTTGCAGCTACAGCACCAATCGCTACTCCCGAATCCTCTGCCGATGTTGAAGTGCTTGTAGAGCCTGAGATTTTCGCTATTGAGGTTGAAGATAGCGCACCCTCAACTCAACCTGCACGTTCGCGTAGCGTCCCCCTTGGGGAATCGCAAACTCGCACCCAAAAAGCTGCGAGTACTCGTGCGGCCAAGAAAGCCAAAGCTGTTACCGCTGCGGTATCGAGCTAGTTTTCACTATTTTCTTAGACGGATAGATCGATCGCCTGTTAGCACTGCTGATGGGCGATTCGTTTTTGTCTCAGTAAAAAAGGTCGATTGCCCGACCTATCTATAATTAACGAACCTTTATGCTAACTCAAACATCTACTCAAGCTCAACATTTCAAGTTCGCAGACCTACTCCCAGGCTTAGTTATTTGCGAAGCAACGCCAGATATTCACGGTTGGAATAATGCCACGGCAAATACTCCCGCATTCTTGGTGTATTTAGGCTATAACGTCCCCTCAGAACGCGATGAATGGATTACCAAGCTGCGTCTGGTTTGGAAAATTGAGAGCGAAATACTCGACCGTCCCAGCCAACGAGTCAAAGGCTACTGGCATGAAATCAAGATTCGGGGAATGAAGCGATACTCCGACCCGAATGTGTTCGATCTCGATTACCTGAGCGAATCTCAATATTATGGTTTGGACTTTCTCACTCAGTTGTTGCAGATGAAACAAGAGTTTGATGCTTATGAAGATGCGATCGACACTCGAATATTAACTAGTTAGACTAAAGATACCGTATTACTCAATGCGGTATCTCCACTAGCGAAAATATTGGTGAGAATCATGTTAGAAGAAGCAACTATTCTTGACCTAGAAAGCTCTAATTCTACCGTTCAAATCACTGCGAGTACTGCTGAAGATTATTATCGCAACGCTAATGTCAAATATTACGAGCTTCAAGATATTCAGGGTGGATTGTCCGATTACGATCGTGCCATTGAATTAGACCCCAACCATGCCCTCGCTTACAGCAATCGCGGCAACCTGAAAAAAGATAATCTCCAAGATTACCAAGGGTCGCTTGCTGATTACGATCGCGCACTTTCTCTCAATCCGCACGATGCTGTTACTTACTACAACCGCGCCCTGCTGAAGAATATCAAGCAGGATTACCAAGGGTCGCTTGCCGACTACGATCGCGCGATCGAACTCAATCTTGATGATGCCGATAGCTATAACAATCGAGCGATGCTCAAGTACCTAGAGCTAGAGGATTTAGTCGGAGCGATTGAGGATATGCAGATCGCTCGATTTCTATATCAGCAGCAGGGAAATGATGCCCGATCGATGACCGCGATCGAGTTGATCTCACGGTTTCGATCGAAAATCGATCGTTCGGGGTTACAGGTAGGTTTCTTGAAGGCGCGTTGGCGTAGCCTCTCGGAACGAGAATCGACAGAAGAAGGTTAATCGCTTTAAGCTCCAAAAAGAATTAGGGCGAATTTGGTGACGCTTACCGAAAAGTACTCGCCATATTCGACCATATTTGCTCCGCTTTAATTACCAATTTTGCAGTGGCAAAATTGCTCTAGTTGTAGTTATTTTCAAGCATTAATCTTGGCATCAGTCTAATCGACTGGTGCTTTTTTAGTGCTTTCATTACTCACTTTATCACAGGAAAATCATGACCACTAACCCAGAAAACAAGTACTTAACTCGCCAATATGCAGCCACAGATTTCTCGTTTCCTTACGTTCAAGGACTGCGCGGCGAAGATCCCAAACAGTACGGCTATTTCGTGCCCCTCTCCCAAGCTAACAAAGCTGGCTGGCGCGATTTAGCTTCCGACAAACTTACCGAGTATGCCTACAACACTGGCAAAACCGAAGTTGGGATCTTACTTCAACAGCCGCGTATGAGCATCACTCCGGTTTGCCAACTGGGAATGTTCGATCGCAAAGCATCTCTTGAAGACGAGACTCTGGTAGTCATCGGCAAATGGGATCGCCAGTATCGGGGCGACGAGAATATTGGGAACTTCCAAATCTACTTGGTAATGTTCTTCGACGAACGCAAGCAGCCACTCCACGACATTCCCTTGAAGCTAGTGGCAAAAGGCGCACAACAAGCCACTTTATCAGAACGGTGGCAGCAATTCTGCGTAGCCGTAGCGCGGTGTCAGGCTCAGGCACATAAAGTCTTCTTTAGCCCTCGCAATGAAGTCTTTAATGCCTTGTGCTTGTTCCAACCCCACCTGATCCGCAAAAGTGTCGGGGAGAAAACCAAGTCCCCTGCCCTGTATGTGGATGGGTATGTGGAGCCGACAGTCGATAATTGGCAAGATTTCTTTCTCGGCACCGATGCAGATCTCACCGATATGGTGGTGGGCTTAATGAATCCACGTCCCCGTTTGCTACTTGCCGATCCTACTGCTGGGTCGATTTCCCTTACTCCTGCTGCCGAGCCACAACCCCAACTAGAGGCTCAATCCGCTCATCCAAATGTGGGGATTCCAGCTCTCGATCCCCATCCTGCCATCGATGTGCAGTCGTCAACCGTTGCACCCGATGGGTCTGGTTCTAATGAGATTGGCACGACTGTAAATATCACTTCCGAAATCGATACCGACGACATCGATAAAATTCCGTTCTAGATTCTGACTGTCGCGACTTGGGTGGTATAAAACCCCAATCGCATTAATGAGAAATCGACAGGCAAAGTATCCCCCTTTACTTGTCGATTTCGATCGAGTCAATTGTTAACAACCACCCACTTTTTACAGAATATGTCTCCAAACATTATACCTAATCTCTCCCCTGAAAAATTCGATTTAGCCCAAATCGACTCGGCTGAAGCTGACGAAATAGAACATCTTGAGCGATTGATGCTCGACCGCGAGGATTACTATCAACTCGGTTACAGCTATTAGCTCGAAACACGAACGATCGCACCACTTATTTGAATATTAACAAGTAACTAATTACTCGTTAATACGTTACTGCCGCCAATCTCAAGCAAGATTGGCGGCTTTTCTCAATGAGCAACTACCATTATCTTTAAACTATGAAAACTGGATGTACCCTAGAAGAATTAGCTCGCGAGTTATTAGACCGACAAGAACATAAACGCGACTTCCACGCTCGGACTAAAACTTTGAACATGCTGCCGACCGCTCAATTCCGCCTGGAAACTAAGGATGAAGAGATCTTCATGCCAGCAACGGCACACGCTCACGCACAGATGGCGAGTAAACTCAATCTACCTAAAGTCTATTACGATCCATTCGTGACAAGTTAAGGCGCGATCGCAATTGTCAAGCACGTTTGGCGATCCTTCGATCGACCGTTACATCAGATATTCAGAGATCGAATACATTAGCACTATCAATCGAGTTTTTTGATATATAGTGAGACCGAACCAACAGCCACGCTATATATGGGTGTTGACATTCGATCGAAAACCTTAACTTGTCACAGATGATTACGATCGGATGCTGCGGCAATGTCCCGATCTGTTAGCCCAAAACATCAATCACTGGTTGAGTCGATCTGAGGATACCAGCTTGATTCGCACACTTCGGGGACAAATGCGGGCGGTTTTGAGCAATCGCTATCGGATCGTCGATCACCACGATATTTTAGCGATGGTCGTAACAGAACTTCAAGAGATGGGCGACGGGATGACCATCGCGAGCTGTCAAGTCACCGATGCGCGGATGTATATCAAAGTCGTCAATACCAACATTGAGGACGCAATCTCACTTAACGATCCAGTCCAAGCGGGATTTATCTTATCTAATTCTGAAGTTGGTCTTGGCTCGATTTCAATCGAACCTTTTATACTACGCCTAGCTTGCCTTAACGGTTTAATTTTGAAAGACCGTCGCCAACGCAAAAATCACGTCGGTCGTGTCAGCGAAAATAACGATCTCTATGCGATCGATACTCTCCAAGCGATCGATGATGCCTTTAAGCTGCAACTGCGCGATCTAGTGCGGAATGCGATAAGTATCACAACTTTTCGCGAAGCAGTCGAAGACCTGCAAGTCGCTAAAACTGGCATCATTACTGGTAAGCCTGCTAAAGCGGTCGAATTGACAGCTAAGGCAATCGGACTCAACCAGAGCGAATCTGAGTTCGTACTGAGCCATCTGCTGCGTTCTGGCGACTTGAGCAAGTTTGGAATGCTCAATGCGGTCACGCGATCGGCTGAGGATGTGGAAAGCTACGACCGCGCGACCGAAATCGAGCGACTCGGCTCTGATGTGCTTTATTTACCCTCGACTACTTGGCGCGAGGTTGCTACTGCTAATTAATCCGCCGATGGGATCGTGCCACCCTATTAACACTACTTCAAGCAGAGTGGCGCGATCTCGCTCTCTTAACAACTCGATCTTCATCACTCTTTACAAAAAGTTACTTTGTTACAATCAGAGATTGATGTGTAACTAATTGACAAAGGAAGAATTTTAGAGTGGTTAATAGAATTGGTGATGTTGCGCTTAATGTTGATGATATCATCAAGTTTGACTTCCAGCATATGACATCCGAGCAGCGCGAAAGCATTACTGTTAAAGTTAAATTGATTCATAACTCTAATGGTAAAGTTTACTATTACTTAGATATGAGTGGACTGATAGTTCCGACAGAGGAGAATGCTCAGTACTATCTAACTGGAGATAGATTTTTCTTAACCTTTGAATTTGAACGTTGGCGATTTAACGTCACTAAAGTATATTGTGAGGAAAATGAAAGTGTGTCGTATCCATTCATGATGGATACATCTAATCTGGAAATAGTATCTAGAAGCTAGATCTGGAAATTATTCTTGCAATCTCACTAAAAGCCAGTAGTTACAATAGCTACTGGCTTTTAGTTGTGTTAAATTCGAGATCTTTAAATATCGATTGATACTTATGAATTTAGATTAGCGATCGAAGTTTTAATCGACAGAAATTTACCACCATAAAACTATGCCATCACTAATTAACTTGGAATCCCAACGCGATCGACTCGTCGAGGAAATTATGGAGCTTGCCGAATCGACCTCTGCTGAAGAAATTGCAGGTGCGACGGACTCAGACGGGGCTGACGAACTAATCGTCAAATTTAATGAATTGGAAGCTGCCATTGCGGATAAAGTCGATGCGATTGTGGCGACGATTGCCGCCCAAAAAGGCGACATTGCCTACCTAAAATCGCGCCGCGACGAATTTAATCGTGCGATCGATCTCAAAATTAAGGCACTTGAAAAATTTGAGAACTATCTAAAGTTGATTATTGCCGAGCGACCCAATGCCCAGCTTAAAGGTAAGGATGCGACAATTAAGATTGTCAAAAATGGCGGAGTTCAACCCATTTGGCTCAATCCAGATATCGAGGAGCGAAACTTTCCTCCCGATTTGGTCGCGATTACCACGACTTATAAAGTCGATCGTCAAGCCGTACTTAAAAAGTTAGCTGAATCTGGAGAAGATAATTTGGTAGTAGATGGCGAACAAATTGCTTGTCTACAACCAAGGGGGACACACCTACGGATTGGTTGAATAAAAACTATTTGAGATCTTCTTGGGTGGTAGCCAGTGATGAATAGTCGCTGGCTTTTTTTGCCTTTACTCATGAAAACTTGTGGATTTATATGAGTAGCAATTCATCATATGTACGGCTATAGATGATGAATTGCTATTGAAAAATTAAGGCTGTGGTAGTAATGAAATTTTGAATTTAATGTCAATTAGGGCAATTAATAATAGAGCTGCTGTAGCAGCAGTATTTTGGAATTAATTAGGATCTAAATTATGTGCGATCGACAAAAAGTAAGTTGTGCCAATTGTCTTTACGGGAATTACTGGCACGAGCCAGATAATTACGACGCTCCTGAAGAGTTTGGCTTTGACTGTAGCTATCCAGCTCTTGGATCGAAGTTAGCTCGAAATCT harbors:
- a CDS encoding siphovirus Gp157 family protein; this translates as MPSLINLESQRDRLVEEIMELAESTSAEEIAGATDSDGADELIVKFNELEAAIADKVDAIVATIAAQKGDIAYLKSRRDEFNRAIDLKIKALEKFENYLKLIIAERPNAQLKGKDATIKIVKNGGVQPIWLNPDIEERNFPPDLVAITTTYKVDRQAVLKKLAESGEDNLVVDGEQIACLQPRGTHLRIG
- a CDS encoding DUF932 domain-containing protein — protein: MLRQCPDLLAQNINHWLSRSEDTSLIRTLRGQMRAVLSNRYRIVDHHDILAMVVTELQEMGDGMTIASCQVTDARMYIKVVNTNIEDAISLNDPVQAGFILSNSEVGLGSISIEPFILRLACLNGLILKDRRQRKNHVGRVSENNDLYAIDTLQAIDDAFKLQLRDLVRNAISITTFREAVEDLQVAKTGIITGKPAKAVELTAKAIGLNQSESEFVLSHLLRSGDLSKFGMLNAVTRSAEDVESYDRATEIERLGSDVLYLPSTTWREVATAN